The Caldicellulosiruptor acetigenus DNA window TTTTCGATAGTCTCAAGAGTTGTCGCGTCAATAACTTTATCTATTGAAATAATTTCGCATTCTGTCTCTTGTGTTACAAGCTTTAGCTTATATGTTTTGTTTCTTACAAGATTCTTTTTCCCAAGCCAAAACAGATTTGCCCTGAATGTATCTGAAACATATAAAGTGTTATCATCTTTATGAACAATAATCTCTCCCCTTTTGTTAAAAAACTCATCTTCAATAGTAATCCCTACAGACATTCCTGCCATAACTTCATTCTTGTTATTGTTTTCTGGCCAAAATTCAATTGATTTAACTTTGCTAACCTTTCCTTCTGGCAGGATTTTTATTTCATCTCCCGCTTTTAATCTTCCAGACTCAAGTCTACCAGCTATGATTCTCCTCTGGTCAAACTTGTACACATCCTGTATAGGAAATCTCAAAGGTTTGTCTTCCAATTCTTTGTCTTTTTCAAAAAGGTCCAAAGCCTCAAGTAAAGGCTCTCCTTTGTACCACGGCATTTTATCAGACTTTCTTGTTATGTTCTCTCCTAAAAAGGCTGATACTGGAATGTACTTTTGGGGATATACATTGAGCTTGTCCAAAAAGCTGGATATTTCGTATTTGATTTCTTTGAACTTTTCTTCTGAAAAGCCTATCATGTCCATTTTATTAACTATAACATACACTTTTTGTATTCCCAATAAGGATAGAATATAAGCATGTCTTTTTGACTGTTCTTGCACACCTTCAGCAGCATCAATAACAAGAAGTGCTGCTTCTGCATTTGCAGCACCTGAAATCATGTTTTTGAGAAATTCCTTATGCCCTGGCGCATCAATAATCAAATAGTCCCTTTTTGGGGTTGAAAATTTTATCTGGGTCGTGTCAATTGTAATTCCTTGTTTTTGCTCTTCTTCTAATGCATCTAAAAGGTATGCATATTCAAAGGGTCTACCTTTTTCTTTGCATATTCTCTTTACTCTTTCTATTGCAGCTTCAGGAACAGATTTGGTATCATAAAGAAGTCTTCCGATAATTGTAGATTTACCATGGTCAACGTGACCTACTACTACAATCTTAAGTAGCTCTCTTGCTGTCATAACTCCAAATACCTCCTCATGCATAGTCTTACATGTACCCTTCTTTTCTCAGTTTTTGCATTGCATATGCATCTTCTTGGTCTTGAGCTCTTCCTGCTCTTTCATTAATTTTGGTATTTTTTAACTCTTCGATTATATCATCAATTGTTGTTGCGTTTGACTCAACAGGGAAGGTGCAAGGTGCACATCCAAGAGATCTATACCTCTTACCATTTTTAGCAAAATACAAATCGATGACCGGGATGTTTTCACGTTTGATGTACATCCAAATATCAATTTCTGTCCAGTTAAGCAAAGGATGAACTCTTACATGGCTTCCTTTAGGAAAATCTGTATTGAACTGGTTCCAAAACTCGGGTGGCTGATTTGTATAGTCCCATTCAGAATCCTCATTTCTCAGGCTAAAGAACCTCTCTTTAGACCTTGAGCCCTCTTCATCCCTTCTGATACCAAGTATCAAAGCTTCAAACTTGTATTTATTAATTACCTGCTGGAGCGCATCTGTCTTTAGGGCCTTGCAGCAAACAAGCCTTCCCTTTTCAGGTCCCATCCCTTGTTTTAGTGCTTCTTCATTTATGTGGACAATTAAATCAAGGTTGTATTCTTTAGCCAATTTATCTCTGTATTTTATCATTTCTGGAATTTTATATGTGGTGTCTATATGAATCAATGGAAACGGGCAATGTCCAAAAAATGCTTTTTTGACCAGCCACAAAAGGACTGTCGAATCTTTTCCTATTGACCATAGCATTGCTATTTTGCTAAATTTGCTATAGGCTTCTCTCAAAATGTATATGCTTTCTGCTTCTAATCTATCTAAGTGATCCATTTTATTCTTCCCTCCTAATATGTGGTGTTATCATTAGGATTTTGGATAATTACTTCTTTTTCGCCACTTGGCTTTTCAAAAAACCAATAAAGTAAATCATTTTCTTTTTTCACGTACATAATAGTTCTTCTTCCGCCAATATCTGCTCCTAAAAAGTATTTTATTGCTTGAAATCTACACTCCTTTACACATGCCGCACAGCCCCAGCAATCCCGTGGGTCTCTTATAAATGCTTTTTTATTTTCATCTATGATAATTAAATTACCTGGGCAAATTTCAGCGCATTTTCCACATCCAACGCATCTTTGTCTGTCAATCCTTATGCTCATATACCTCATCCTTTTTTACTAAGCTTCTAAAGATTATCTTGACTTTGCCGTCTTCAAAGCGGGAATTTACATACTTTAAAAAGTTCTCATCATCCTTATAAGGATAATCAACAAATTCTTGAAACGCTCTCCATCTTGTTTCTTTCCTTGCTTCTAAGTGATGTAGCAAAACTTTGCAAACATAGAGTCTGTCAATAAGTTCATAAATTTGCATGAGCTGATAAGTATTTTCTGCTCTTAAATTTTGGGCAAGTGAAAGAAGTTCCTCTATTCTTTCTTTTGCAACTTGTAGCCCTTTTAGATTGTATGCATAACCTGTCGAAATCCCACCAGCATAAACATCCATTACTTTTTGCATAGCTTCTTCTAATTCTTCTGTGGTGTACAAAGGAGAAGTATTGTTGAAAAATCTCTGCACTTCATTGAGTTTTTGCTCTATTGAGGATATATCTAAGGTTTCAAACTCTTTATCTTTTATATACTCCAATGCAGAATTTGCAGCTATTTCAGCCTCTGCAAAACAGCCTGTCACATACTTGTGAGGACACCCACCAACAACATCCCCTGCTGCAAATAGGCCTTTTAGGGTTGTTTGTCTCTTTGTGTCTACCCAATAACCACTTGCTGAATGTCCACCAACAATATATGGCTCTGAACCTTCAATTTCGACATTCTCAACCGATGGCCCTTTGCCACTGTCGATCCACTTAAGAGTTTGTGAAGGTGCCATGTGAAGGTAAGCTTTTATCAGTCTTTGCTCATCCTCTTTTGAAATCCCTACTGTTTTTAAATAACATGGACCTCGGCCTGCTTTTATTTCCTCAATTGTTGAGAATACTCTGTTGTATGTGGTAGGTCTTCCATATTTTCTTTCATAGCACTCACCTTTTGAATTAACAAACTCTGCTCCTACCTCTTGAGCGATTGTTCCTGTTGGGGCTAACGTATCCTTGCAACGAAGCGCAATAAATCTAACTTCATAACTTGTCATCTCACAACCTGCTCTAATTCCCATTGCATACCCAGAACCCACATTGAAAGGTGGATACCACATCTTGTGTCTTGAAAATCCAGGGTTGTTGGGCCTGTAGAGTCCCGCAGCACCACCTGTTGCACAGATTACAGCCTTGGCAGTGATAATGTAAAAAACATTGCTATTTATAGAGAATCCATATGTCCCTATTACTTTATTGTCTTTGACGATGTAATCAATGATATTCACATGATTTAGCACTTTGATATTTCTTTTACTCTCAACTGCTTTTGCTAAAATTGGTTTTATATTTTCGCCGTTAATTTTTATGTTTCTCTTACCTCTTGCCAAGTATTTCCCATTTGAATCTTTTAAAATGACAAGACCCATATCTTCAATCTTTTTAGTAACCTCGTTTAATCTCAACGCAATTGTGTAGACCAAGTCTTCTCTTACAATATTTTCATAATCTTCTTTAACATATTGCAAATATGTCTCTGGAGTTTCACCTTCTGTGATATAGGCATTGAGAGCATTGACGCCTGCAGCAAGGCATCCGCTTCGCTTAATGTTTGCCTTTTCTACAATCAAAACATTAGCATTTGACGCTTTTTCGGCAATTGTTATTGCAGCAAAGCAACCAGCCGTTCCACCACCAATTATGAGTATGTCGGTTTTGAGCATCTTTACCTCAAAATTCATGAGCTTTCTCACCTTTCTTGAAAATAAAGATCATAATCAAACCTTTTCAAGTGCCTGGTAAAAATCTTCTATTATGTCTTCTACATCCTCAAGGCCAACACAAATTCTTATCATATCTTCATAAACACCCATAGCTTCTTTTTCTTCAACATCAAAGCTTGCATATATAGTTGATGCAGGATGCACAACAAGTGTTCTTACATCCCCTATATTGGTTGAATTTATTGCATACCTCAATGAATCTATCACTTTAAAAGCATTCTCCTTTGTTCCAACTCTTATAGTCAATATTGCTCCGTACTTGCCACCAAACTGCTCTGTTGCAAGTTGATGATATATACTTTCTTCAAGCCCAGGGTAATTTACTGAAATAACCTTCTTATTTTCTTTTAGAGCTTTTGCAAGGCAAAGAGCATTTTCACATATTCTTTCCATGCGAACACCTAAAGTCTCAAGCCCGATAGTGGTTAAAAATGCATTAAAAGGTGATATACAGGCACCAAAATCCTTCAAGAGATTATTTCGAAGTCTTGCGATATATGCAAATTCACCATACTTTTTGTAATCTTTTAGCAACGGATACTTATCGTAATCAATTTTCGTGTTACCGCTTGCTACTACAATTCCGCCAATACAGCTGCCGCTTCCATTAATAAACTTTGATGTTGAATGAACCACTACATCAGCACCAAGTTTTATGGGTTTTACAAGATACGGTGTTGTGACAGTGCTATCAACAATAAGTGCAATGCCATGCTTATGTGCAAGCTCAGCAATTTGTCTGATATTTGGGACATCAAGTCTCGGATTTCCTATTGTTTCGATAAAAATTACTTTAGTTTTGTCTGTTATATGCTTTTCAAAGCTCTCAAGGCTGCTATCTTCTGCAAATCTTGTCTTAATACCAAGGTTTTCAAATGATCTGAACAATGAATATGTGCCACCAAAAATCCCGCTTGCTGATACAATTTCATCTCCATTTCTTACTAAATTCAATATTGCTAAGGCAACGGCTGCCATGCCAGACGATGTGGCAACAGCAGCAATGCCTTCTTCTAAAAATGCTATTCTTCTTTCAAATGCTTCAACTGTGGGATTGTTAATCCTTGTATATATAAAGCCCGGCTTTTTGCCAGAAAAAACCTCTTCCAACTCACGTGCAGTTTCGTATTGGAAAGAATTACATTGGTATATTGGAATGTTTGTTGCTCCCTTATCTTCTTTGGGGCCAATGTTTCCGTGAATTAAAGAAGTATTAAACCTCATTACAGCCCACCCTTTTTTACAAATATTGTATATGTCCCATCATTGTTATTTATTACTTTCAAAATCTCATGTCCTTCTTCTTTTAAGCTTCTTGGGACATTTTGAATGGGCTCACCCTCGTTCATTCTTATTTCTATGATTTGCCCTACCTCCATATCCTCCATTGTAGCTTTTGCTTTTACAAACGTCATTGGACACACAAGATTAGTAATGTCCAGAAAAACATCAGCCTTGATATCACTCATCAAAATCACTCCCTTTATTTTCTATTGCTTTTTCCAACTCTTTTTTAAATATATCCCATCCCACTCTCTCTAAGGTATTTCTAAACCTTTCGCCTTGCTTGCCATATTTTTTGTAAAACTTGAGTGTAGCTTGAATGACCTTGTGAACATCCTCTTTTGAAAACAGTATTGGCAAAATTTGTTTCGCAAGTGCTACATTGTTCCCAAACATACCACCAAAATAGAGAAGATAGCCAGGCTTGCCTTTCCATGAATTAGTCGGGCACGACTTTACACACCTTCCGCAATAGGTGCACTTGTCTCTATCTATGGTAATCTTTTTGTTCTTCTCATCTATTTGTATTGCTTTTGCTGGACATACAGCCTGGCAAAGCCCACAAAATGTGCAGCTGCTCTCTTCCCACTCAGGTTCTATCGCTCCTTTTATACCTAAATCATTTTCCTCAGCTTTAAGGCAATTATTACCACAACCTGTTATGCCGATTTTAAACTTGTGCGGAAGTTCTTGAGCATAATATCTTTTGTCGCACTCATTGGCAAGCTCTGTTGTGTCTATAATTCCATTTGGGCAAATGCTACTACCTTGGCAAGCAGTAATTGTTCTTACTCTTGGTCCGCATGCACCAGGCTCAAGTCCTGCTTCCGATAGCTCTTTTTTGACTGCCTCTATATCCTGTAACTTAATAAACGGAATCTCTACTCCCTGGCGTGCTGTCAAGTGAACATATCCTTTGCCATATTTGTTTGCAACTTCGTATATTTTTTTGAGCTGACTTGATGTTAACCTTCCACCAACCACTCTTAATCTTAGTGAAAAATGATCTTTTTGGACTTGGCGCATAAACCCCCCTTTTTTCAGTTCATTATAATTTACCTCTTTCACTTGAAATACCCCCTGCTTTTTCAAATGATTTGTATCTCTTCTTCTTCCACATAGCTCTCATATATCCTAAATGATTTTAAAACAGGATTTTTTTCGTCCATGAGCGATAATATAAGATAGCTCAAATCCCTGTCAAAAGCAAGTCTCTTATCCTCTTCAGATGGTCTTGAAGGTGATGTTGGATGGCTATGGAAATTACCAAGTAATACCCATCCGTTTTTTCTCATATCTTTTACAGCTGCAAACTGCTCAAGCGGGTCCATTGAAAAATGCTCTGGGCTTTGGTCAACATTAGTAAGCAAGTAAACCTTTTTGACAATTCTTTTTTCATCTTCAATAACTCCACCCAGAAGTCCGCATGCCTCTATAGGCAAGGAGTTTAAACAATGATTCAAAATCTCCTCATATAATGTTTTTGGCAATATTATCAATTTTTCTTTGTCCCTCCTGTTTTTTAGACATCTATTCTTGCACTCTTCTCGTTAGTTTTTTAAATCACATTGGGGCTGCTCATAGTCAATTAACTCTTTTATTGTTGGATTTTCACCGCACACCTCACAGCTTTCTCTCTTGTTTATCTTTACTTTTCTAAAATCCATCTTAAAAGCATTGTAAATCAGGATATATCCTGTTAGAAGTTCACCAATTCCAAGCAAATATTTAATTGCTTCTGTAGCCTGGATTGTGCCAATTATACCACCCATCACACCTAAAACTCCTGCCTGCTTGCAAGTTGGAACTGCATCAGGTGGCGGTGGGCTTTGAAAGATACATCTAAAGCATGGTCCTTTTTCTGGCACATATGTCATGGTTTGCCCATCAAATCTTATGATACCTGCATGTGAAAATGGCTTTTTTAACATCACACAGGCATCGTTTATCAGAAATTTTGCTGGAAAGTTGTCTGTGCCGTCGATTATAAAATCATAATCTCTGTCCTTGATAATATCTATAATATTGCTTGAATTTACCATTTCACGATAAGTTACTACTACCACATCCGGATTTATTTGGTTTATCTTTTCCTTTGCAGAAAACACCTTTGGCTTGCCTACATCGGGTGTAAAATGTATTATTTGTCTTTGGAGATTGGAAAGTTCAACAGCGTCGAAATCAACAAGTCCAATTGTCCCAACACCGGCAGCTGCCAAAAACATTGCAGCAGGTGAACCAAGTCCCCCGGTCCCAATGATCAAAACCTTAGATTCCAAAAGTTTTTGTTGTCCTTTAGCTCCAACCTCGTTTAGGATGATATGTCTTGAGTATCTTTCAAGTTGGATGTCTGTTAGCTTCATAATAGTCCCCCTCCCATGAAATATAGAAACTCAACCTCATCGCCTTCTTTTACTGTAACCTTATCATATTCACTTCTGGGGATAATTTGGCCGTTGAGTTGCACTGTTACATATTCTTTCATTGAAACATTCAAAGCATCTAACATCTCAAAGATTGTCATCTCTCTTTCAATTTGTACTTCATTTCCATTTGCTTTAATTTTCATTCTTTTCTACCTCCCTCAGGAATTTTTCATGTATTTTTAAGGCCCCATCTAATTCTTATTTGATTTTCTAAGGGGCCAAAAATTGCCTTTTCTATCACAAGCCCAAATACAATCGTTACTATCATCACGCTAATGACTTGACTCATATCTGCAAGGTCTCTTCCAACCATGAGTACTTGCCCCAAACCTTTTGTAGCAAAAAGCATCTCACCTGCCATCAAAGCTCTGAATGCAAATGACCAACCTTGCTTCATGCCTGAGATAACAAATGGAAGGCTTGCAGGAAATATAACATTCAGGTAAAGTCTTAATCCTGTTGCACCCATTGTCTTTGCAGCTTTTATATAAAGTGGATTGACATTTTTAATACCTGACTCAACAGCAAGTGTAATAGAAAAGATAGAACCTATTGCAGTAACAAATATAATTGCTTTTTCTGAAAGACCATACCATAATATAGCAAACGGTAACCAGCATACACTTGGCAGTGTTTGAAAACCAAGAATAAGAGGCCTTAAATTCTTATCTAAAAATTCAGATTTTACAATTGCAAGTCCGACAACAACCCCTATAACAACAGCAATCAAATACCCTATAAGCATTCTCCTCACTGTTGCTATCATTGCCACAGTTAAAGTATTGTCGTTTAAAAGTCTCACAAATGTCTCTATCACTGAGATAGGAGATGGAAAAACATAAGGTTTCCATATCTTAAAAAGCTCAACAAAAATCCTATAGACCAATTCCCAAGCTACTATCAGAGCTATATAAAACAGTGTCCTTTTCAAAACTCCAATCGCTATCGTATTCTGCTTTTGCAATCTTTTCCACCTCATCTTTTAATTCTTTCATAATGGCAGATATCATATAAACTATGTCTGGATTGTCAAGAAGTCGCGGTCTTGCAAGTTTTATTTCAAAAACTTTTTTGATTTTTCCCGGGTTTGAAGACATAACCACCACTTTGTCTGCTAAAAGAACTGCTTCTTCTACGTTATGTGTGACAAATATAATTGTCTTTTTTGTCTCCCACCAAATTCGTTGAAGTTCAAGTAACAATATATTTTTAGTTTGGCTATCAAGCGCTGCAAAAGGCTCATCCATGAGCAAAACTTCAGAATCAAGTGTCAATGCTCTTGCTAAGGCAACTCTTTGTTTCATTCCACCCGATAATTGGTGAACATAAGCGTCTTTAAACTTTGTTAAGTGAACCATTCTTAAGTATTTGAGCGCTTTTTCATACCTTTCTTTCTTAGGGATACCGCATATTTTCATGCCGAATTCAACATTGTCAATGACTTTTAGCCATGGAAATAAAGCAGACTCTTGGAACATTACAATCCTATCTGGTCCGGGTGACAAAATCTCTTTGCCGTTTAAAAAAACCTTTCCCTCAGAGGGTTTTTCAAGTCCTGCAATTATATTCAAAAGTGTAGACTTCCCACATCCAGAGGGACCAAGAATACATATAAATTCCCCTTTTTGTACTTCTAAATTTATTTTTTCTAACACAGTTATTTCTTTGTTTTTTGATAGAAATTTTTTGCTTACATTTTCAACTGCTAACGCCAATTTTTAATACACCTCTTTGTTCTTAATTGTATCTAAAATTTCTGTATTTACTAGCTCTTCTATATTTAGCTTTTCTCTTAAATATCCCAATTCAAAATATGACTTAATTGCTTTTTCTAAGGATTCCCTTTGTATTTCGCTTGTAAGTTTGATATTTTTGAAGGATTCTTTTAGGATGTCCGCCGGCAGCGGTTTAGAAGTTATCTCAGAAATTTGGTTATTTATTATTTCACATGATTTTTCAGGATTTTTTTCAATAAATTCTGTTGCCTCAAGATGTGCTATGAGAAATTTTTCTACAATATCAGAATGCTCTTTTAAAAACTTTGAAGTAGTGATAACTACTGTTGTAGGAATATCTATGTATCGTCTTATTTGGTTACTGTCAAGTACAACATTGCTATTTACTTCTTTTTTTAACCTTGTTCCCCAAGGCTCAGGAACCAGCGCTGCATCTATCTGATTTCTATCAAGCAAAGTTTTAATATCTGGATTTTCAGCCTGAATAATTTCAACATTTCCACCTTTAGTAGTATCTTTAAGTCCAGCTTTACTTAGTAATAACCTTAACACAATATCCTGAGTATTCCCATATTGAGGAACTGCAATTTTCTTCCCTTTTAAGTCACCTAAACTCTTTATATTCAAATTGCGCCTTGAAACCAGCATCATTCCTCCGTTTGCAGCTCCTGCAATAATCTTTATTTCTCCATTTGTCTTTGCAAATCCATTTATCGCAGGTATAGGTCCAATATAGCCTATGTCAACTTCATCTGCCAAAAATGCTTCTATCTCAGCTGGACCTGCATTGAAAACCTTATATTCAACTTTTACATCTTCACCTATTCTCTTTTGGAAAATGCCAAGTTCTTTCCCTACCAATGCTTGGGCATGAGTTATGTTAGGGAAAAATGCAATTCTTACCTTTAGATTTTTGTTTTCTTTTCTTGCATAGCATCCTGAAAGGAGAAATAACAATGCAATTGGCAATAAAATTGATGCAATCACTTTATAATATCTTTTTATTTCCATTTATGTACCTCCCTAATATTAACTATTTGTATCGAAATACTTCAAATTCAGGTTATTTTTTTACCTCTGCTTAAAAAACTAAAGAGCAGAGGCAAATTTTTAACTTCAAACTTATAAATTTCTATCTGTATACTTGGTTATTAAAATTATAATACATGGTAATTTTTATGTCAATAGTTTTTTTAATGTTTTTGAAGACCTCAAACTGCAATATCAATTTTTCTATTGTTCTTCTTTTAACTTCACTTCGTGTACACATCTCTTCTTCTTTGTGGTATTGTATTATTTAAAATAACTTTTAAATTTTTGAACTATGACAGCAATAAAGGAGAGAGCCGTCAATGATATATTTCATCACTGCCTTTTATTCTGAAGCCAAGGCTTTGATAGACTCTTTCGGACTCAAGAAATTATACGAACCATCAAAATTTCAAATTTTTTCTGGCGATGAGATTCTTCTTATAGTGAGCGGAGAGGGAATTTTACAAGCTGCAATAGCCACCACATTTGCTTTGACAAAGTTTGGAGCAAGTGATAGATGTATAGCCTTGAATATTGGAATTTGTGGTGCAAAGGAAAAAAAACTTTCAAAAGGCGATGTCCTGCTGTGCAACAAGATAATAAATCATCACTCAAAAAGGGCATTTTACCCCGACATTCTGATAACTCACCAGATGAAAGAAGTCTGTCTTGAAACTTTTTTATTTCCTGTTAAGAAAGATACCTTTACTGGTGAGATTGAAGGGGATATAGTTGATATGGAAGGAGCAGGATTTTTTGAAGCAGCCTTAAGCTTTTTAGCCCCTCACAATGTCCATTGTATTAAAATTGTTTATGATTTTTTAGAATATGAGAAGATAGAACCACAAGAAGTTACAAATCTTGTAAAACAAAGTATGCCTTTTATAGAAAACTTTATAAATGCCCTTGTTGAGGTGAATCTTGAATTTTGCGCCACTATGGTCGAAGAGGAAAAATTAAGAGAAGTGATTGAAAAGCTTAAAAGTAGTCTGCGTCTTACTACTTCCATGACATATCAACTTGAGAAATTGTTAAAGAGTTATATAATAAGACATGAAAATCTGCCAGAGGATATCTCAGAGTTTTTTAATATAAATGTAAACTCAAAAAAGGAGGGCAAGCAATACTTTGAAAAACTCAAAAAACTCCTTATTAGCTAAACATTTTTCTCATATATACATTGAAAGAGAGATTATTTCCCATCCGATTACAAAAATAATTTTAGATAAATTCCCTAACTCTGTTTTAGTAGAAATAGATAACTACAAAGAAGTTTTCTCAAGACCAAGACAAAATTATAAACTTCAAGAGATTAGTAAAAAACTAATACTTGCTAAAAAGAAGGGTGAATTTCTATACCCTGGTCCTCCTCTGTGCCATGATTTTGGATACAATCATTTTTATTATACCAGTCTCATTTTAAATTGCATCTTCAGCTGTGACTATTGTTTCTTGAAAGGAATGTACTCTTCTGCTAATATAGTAATATTTGTTAACATAGAAGACTATTTTGAAGAGATTGACTCGGTTTTGAAAAGACATCCCTTGTACCTATCAGTGTCTTATGACACTGACATTATGGCATTTGAAAAAATTGTTCCTTTTTGCACCATGTTTATTGAATATGCAACTTCAAGAAAAGATTTGACAATTGAAATCAGGACAAAGACTGCAAACTATGAAGTTCTGCAAAGTCTAAAACCACCCGAGAACGTAATTTTAGCATGGACCTTGTCACCCCAAGAAATTATAGAAGAGTTTGAGCATAAAACTCCAAGTTTGTCTGCAAGGCTTGATGCAATCAAAAAGGCTATTGAAAATGAGTGGAATGTAAGACTTTGTTTTGATCCCCTTCTGTTTACCAATAATTGGAAAGAGATATATTTAAAGTTTATAAATAATGTGTTTGAAGAAATACAGCCCTCTAAAATTACAGATATTTCTGTTGGTGTATTCAGAATTCCAAAAGATTTTCTCAAGAGAATGAAAAAAGTATTCAAAAATGAAATTACTCTATTTCCTTATGAAGAAGAAAATGGTGTTTTTACTTATCCTTTTGAATTAAAAAAAGAGATGATGGACTTCTTCATTTCAAATTTGAGTAAATTTGTTCCCAAATCAAAGATTTTTGTGATATAAAAAATAGCACCCAAAACTAGGGTGCATTTTTTCAAACTTTTATCTTAAAATTAATTATTTTTGATTTATGAGTGGTTTTAAGTAAAAAAGAGCAATCAAAATACCAACAATAGAGAGGATAGCTGTTATATAGAAGTTAAACGTATAGCTCCCAAAAATATCTCTAATCTTTCCAGAGATTAGGTTTCCTAAAATAGCCCCCGCTCCATAGCCAGTAAATAGAATACCATAATTTTTACTATAATGAATTGTTCCAAAAAATTGTGCAGTCGCAGTCGGAGCAATTGAAAGCCAACCACCTAAGCTCAACCACAACAAACTAAAAGTTATCATAAACAAAAGAGTCATTCCCTCTTTTGCAAAAAGCATACCGAACGACGCCAAAAACATTAAAGAAAAATTAAATATTGCCGCAAACCTCGGTGTAATTTTATCTGTGAGCCATCCAAAAAATGGTCGCCCAATTCCATTAAAAATAGCAAAGACAGAAACTGACGCAGCCGCAGCTTCAGCTGATAATTTTATTATTTCCTGCCCAACAGGGCTTGATATTCCAATTGCCATCAACCCACTCAGCGTCCCTATAACAAAGCAAAACCAAAGAGCCCAGAAGGTTTTTGTTTTTACCATCTCAGAAGAAGAATAAGAAAGTTTATCTTTTTTGATCTTAAACCCTTCATCAGTTGTTACTTCTCTAAATGGAAATTTTAATGGAATTGATAATAAAATAATAACAATCAGAAAAACTACTCCTAATATTCTAAATGTTAAAAGAGGACCATACATCTCTATAAGTTTTCTTGCAATAGGTGCTGTAATAAGAGGCGACATGCCAAATCCTAAA harbors:
- a CDS encoding ABC transporter ATP-binding protein, which codes for MALAVENVSKKFLSKNKEITVLEKINLEVQKGEFICILGPSGCGKSTLLNIIAGLEKPSEGKVFLNGKEILSPGPDRIVMFQESALFPWLKVIDNVEFGMKICGIPKKERYEKALKYLRMVHLTKFKDAYVHQLSGGMKQRVALARALTLDSEVLLMDEPFAALDSQTKNILLLELQRIWWETKKTIIFVTHNVEEAVLLADKVVVMSSNPGKIKKVFEIKLARPRLLDNPDIVYMISAIMKELKDEVEKIAKAEYDSDWSFEKDTVLYSSDSSLGIGL
- the thiS gene encoding sulfur carrier protein ThiS; protein product: MKIKANGNEVQIEREMTIFEMLDALNVSMKEYVTVQLNGQIIPRSEYDKVTVKEGDEVEFLYFMGGGLL
- a CDS encoding ABC transporter permease, whose product is MVYRIFVELFKIWKPYVFPSPISVIETFVRLLNDNTLTVAMIATVRRMLIGYLIAVVIGVVVGLAIVKSEFLDKNLRPLILGFQTLPSVCWLPFAILWYGLSEKAIIFVTAIGSIFSITLAVESGIKNVNPLYIKAAKTMGATGLRLYLNVIFPASLPFVISGMKQGWSFAFRALMAGEMLFATKGLGQVLMVGRDLADMSQVISVMIVTIVFGLVIEKAIFGPLENQIRIRWGLKNT
- a CDS encoding 4Fe-4S binding protein, whose amino-acid sequence is MKEVNYNELKKGGFMRQVQKDHFSLRLRVVGGRLTSSQLKKIYEVANKYGKGYVHLTARQGVEIPFIKLQDIEAVKKELSEAGLEPGACGPRVRTITACQGSSICPNGIIDTTELANECDKRYYAQELPHKFKIGITGCGNNCLKAEENDLGIKGAIEPEWEESSCTFCGLCQAVCPAKAIQIDEKNKKITIDRDKCTYCGRCVKSCPTNSWKGKPGYLLYFGGMFGNNVALAKQILPILFSKEDVHKVIQATLKFYKKYGKQGERFRNTLERVGWDIFKKELEKAIENKGSDFDE
- a CDS encoding aliphatic sulfonate ABC transporter substrate-binding protein encodes the protein MEIKRYYKVIASILLPIALLFLLSGCYARKENKNLKVRIAFFPNITHAQALVGKELGIFQKRIGEDVKVEYKVFNAGPAEIEAFLADEVDIGYIGPIPAINGFAKTNGEIKIIAGAANGGMMLVSRRNLNIKSLGDLKGKKIAVPQYGNTQDIVLRLLLSKAGLKDTTKGGNVEIIQAENPDIKTLLDRNQIDAALVPEPWGTRLKKEVNSNVVLDSNQIRRYIDIPTTVVITTSKFLKEHSDIVEKFLIAHLEATEFIEKNPEKSCEIINNQISEITSKPLPADILKESFKNIKLTSEIQRESLEKAIKSYFELGYLREKLNIEELVNTEILDTIKNKEVY
- a CDS encoding M67 family metallopeptidase yields the protein MIILPKTLYEEILNHCLNSLPIEACGLLGGVIEDEKRIVKKVYLLTNVDQSPEHFSMDPLEQFAAVKDMRKNGWVLLGNFHSHPTSPSRPSEEDKRLAFDRDLSYLILSLMDEKNPVLKSFRIYESYVEEEEIQII
- a CDS encoding purine or other phosphorylase family 1, giving the protein MIYFITAFYSEAKALIDSFGLKKLYEPSKFQIFSGDEILLIVSGEGILQAAIATTFALTKFGASDRCIALNIGICGAKEKKLSKGDVLLCNKIINHHSKRAFYPDILITHQMKEVCLETFLFPVKKDTFTGEIEGDIVDMEGAGFFEAALSFLAPHNVHCIKIVYDFLEYEKIEPQEVTNLVKQSMPFIENFINALVEVNLEFCATMVEEEKLREVIEKLKSSLRLTTSMTYQLEKLLKSYIIRHENLPEDISEFFNINVNSKKEGKQYFEKLKKLLIS
- a CDS encoding HesA/MoeB/ThiF family protein, coding for MKLTDIQLERYSRHIILNEVGAKGQQKLLESKVLIIGTGGLGSPAAMFLAAAGVGTIGLVDFDAVELSNLQRQIIHFTPDVGKPKVFSAKEKINQINPDVVVVTYREMVNSSNIIDIIKDRDYDFIIDGTDNFPAKFLINDACVMLKKPFSHAGIIRFDGQTMTYVPEKGPCFRCIFQSPPPPDAVPTCKQAGVLGVMGGIIGTIQATEAIKYLLGIGELLTGYILIYNAFKMDFRKVKINKRESCEVCGENPTIKELIDYEQPQCDLKN